GAGAACAGAGCCGGGAATATTCAAGCATTAAAGAACGACTTGAAGCTGGCAGACAGAGCATTGCGGAGCGAGAAAGAGAAGCTGCGAAGCGCAAACGTCACGATAGAGGAATGTCAAGATAAAATACGATGCTTAACACAACAACGGGATTATGCCCGGACACATCAGAAAATCGTAGAGATACCGGTAGAAAAGCCGGTACTCTATAAAAAATGCGAAGCCTGTGACCGGACAGCCTATCAGAATGCAAAAGCAAGATACGAAACACAAAAAGAGCAACTTGCAGGACAATATAAAGCAAAAACGGTAATGTTCCAAACAACCTTGTTCCTTCTTGCATGGTATTCGCTGACAACCACTCTTTTTCAGGCAGTACAGTCAGATGTGTTCCTTTCCGATTGCAAATCATTCTTCCATGATGCAGCATCATTCATACAAACTTTTATTGGTTGGACGATTGATGCCGGGCAATCTGTGGCACAAATCAGCACAAAAATTCCAAATGAGATTATAGCCGGAATCATATATTGGTTATTGCTGATATTGGTTGTGGGAATATGTGTGGCAGGGACAGGAATACTGGCGATACTGATAGAAATAAAGGTTATAGAATTATATAAGAAAAACTGTTGGGATGTTATTACCCTACTGATGATACTGACAAGTGCGGCTGTCATCATTTATTTTGGAGAAGTAATTAAAAAAGCATTATCAATAAATCTGTTGTTCTTTTGGTTAATTTTACAAGGAATATATCTTACAATTCGACGCTATATAAGTCAAGATACTGATTGACTAGATACAAAATATTTGATAAAATATAAATAGAAATACAGCAGATCAAAGGAGGTAAAACTTATGAGAGCAAAGAAAGTGATTGTAGGGGTAGCTATTAGTGCAATGTTAATTTCTTCATCAATTCCAGTAATGGCATTTTCTGTTACAAACGGGAATAAGACATTTGATAAAAAGTGGGAATTGAGCACTACATCTGATGGCGGAAAAGGTGTTTTGACTTATGGTTATAATACTCTTGCTATTAATGAAGATTATGCACACGCATATCATTCAACTAAAGATCATTACGCATATGTCAAAAATGGAAATGGTTCTTTTTCGGGTTCAAATGTTGGTAAAGGTAATTGGTCTAAAATTGAGGTTGCTCATAAAGGAAATAGTATTACCTACGGTAATAGCTACTAAACAAAGGTTCGGGATAATGGCTGAGTGGTTGGAATTCCAACCACTCTTTTTTGTGGAGTGTATATAAATGAAGAAAAAAATAAAATATATAGGAATTGTTTTGGTTATTTTGTTCTGTTGCTATAATTTATTTTGGTACTTCGGGAGTTATAAACCATATAACGAATTTCAGAAAGACTTCCCTGAAATAGAAGAATCTGGAGTAAAAATTTACACAGATAAAGATGGATTCCAGTATAGTGTGTCTGTCCCTGATTATTTGCTTTGGAATGGAAATCTTGCGATAGCTGAGTCAGATGTTCGATATGCACTAATTATTTGGATAAAACCATTTCACCAAGGAATAAGTCAAGGCGTGCTATTTAATGACTATAAGGATTTGAATACTCAAATTATGTTGTCAAGTAGCAAAAAAGCTGAAGATCAAGAAGATCAATGGATTGTTGATGAAAATAGCACAATATTGACTACGATATTTGAAAAAGCAAATAAAGTATGGAATCTGGGGTTGAAATAAATGAAAGCAATTAAAAACTTATGTTTGTTTTGTTTCCTGATTTTTGGAATACTTATGCAATCTGAAATATTTCAAGATCAGCTTTGGAACTTTTCTACAGCATATTTTACGTCATCACGCTATGAAGTTGCTAGTGAAGATATGTCGCAGTTTCTGAAAGATGTATCAGAAACTGCAACGGAGAATGATGTACATATTTTTTCTCAGTACAATGAAATCAATAATAAATACCTTTCAACACTTCATATTTATGGCGATGATAAAGTAATCAGACAAACATTAAAAAATACTGCAAACATAGAAGAATCAGAATATACCGCTTTAGTTTCCGGAATTACGAAAGTAAAATTTCATAATCTCTCAGAATTGCAAAGTACCTCTGTGGGTTATGAAAACTTTATCTCATACATAGGAAATGAGGACAATATTATCTCTGCATATCAGAAATTATCAGAAAAATATAGCTTAACTTATCCAGAATATTGGAATTCTACGGAAAAGGACATGATTTTTATTATATGGGGTATGATTATTGCATTGATGATTGTTCTAAATGTAATTGAAGTGGTTAGGCGAAAAAAAGAGGTTGTTGTACGAGTTTCCTTAGGAGAAAGTGCTGGTTTCATAGCATTTAAGGCTGCTTTATTCGATGTAACTTTTGACATTGCATTATTTATTGTTGCAAAAATATTGCTGTCAAATTATATATCGGGAGCATATGAGAATAGACTCGTCACAATTTTATATTCCATTGGAATTATTCTTTCCACTATTCCATATTGTTCTTTTTGCTTTTTTGATATTAGAAAGGCATTCGCAAATGCAACACACAAAAGAGGAGTGGATTTTTTAATTTATTCGTTAAAATTTATAGCAGGGGTAGCCGCTGTTTTTACAATTATCACTAATATTAGTAGTATTCATAATAACCTATTTACAAATGAACATTTGTTAGAAGAATATTATGATGCAAATTATTTTACCGTAAAGACTACTGATTTTAATGCTGAAAAAGAAGAAGCTTTTTGGAATAAACTATACAAGAATGAATATAACACATTAAAGCCTGTAATATGCTTGAATATTTTAAATGATAAAAATGATGTGATATATGTAAATAATCATGCAAAAGATATGTTACAAGGTTTTACGAAGCAGATAAATGCAGTAGAGAATGAATCTTCTGATTTGATTATTTTCATTCCAAAGAATAGATATTTTGCTAAAAACAAGCAATTAGCCTATGACTCCTTGAGCCATGTTTTAAATCATGATAATTTACAACAATTAAATATTCAGTACATAGAGTATAGCGAAACAGAATACTTTTCCTATTTAGATACAAGTAGAATAAATGGTATCGAAAAAAGCAAAAATCCGATAATTATTTATCAGGCAAACAAAGATTTAGCAGTCAATGGTGGGTATCTTGAAAGCTATAAAGCAGGAGCAGTTTTATTTCAATGTGATGAAAAACAGCTAAGAAATATCAGCAAAAAGTATGAAGATATGCTTGGAAATTATCAGCTAGTAATTACAAACGTACATGAACAGTATTTATATAATCACACATTTTTAATAAAACTCGTGGGATTTTTAAGTTCTCTTTGTACGATTGTATTGCTTTTAAATATTATGATTATTGTTACCGTAAGTAGACTAGAGTTCCGAGAAAATGCAATGAAAATTTCCTTGATGAAAATCTTTGGATATAGTTTATTTGAACGGCACAAAACACTTCTTAAAATGATTGTAGTGGAAAATTTTGTGATATTAGTAGGTATGCTTATCTATTCTTTATTATCGGTACAGACTGAAGTAGGAATTAGCATTCTTGTTAGTTCATTTATGGCACTAATAGAATTTACAATTATTTTCTTTAATATCACAATTGTTGAAAAAACAAACATACCGAAATCATTAAAAGGAGGTTGCTTATGATAATAATTGAAAATCTATGCAAAGCATATAATGATAAAATTTTGTTCAAAAATTTTCATTTGGAAATTCCAGATAGCAGTTTTTTGGTAATTAGTGGCGAAAGTGGATGCGGAAAAAGTACTTTACTTAATATGATTGGAGGTATTGAAACTCCTGACAAAGGTTCTATTATTGTGAATGGTTTTGATGTGACAAAAAAAGGAAAAAAGCAGAAATATTTCAAAGAAGTTGTTGGATTTTTATTTCAAAATTTTGCCCTTTTGGAAAACAAAACAGTAAAAGAAAATCTAGAAATAATAAAAAAATCAGGTAGAACGGATATTTTAATAAATGAAGCTCTTGAAAAAGTTGGTTTACAGAAAGTAATTAACAAAAAAGTCTATCAATTATCTGGTGGCGAACAGCAGAGAGTTGCGTTAGCTCGTTTAATGCTAAAGAAATGTTCGATTGTATTAGCAGACGAACCAACTGGTTCCTTAGACAAAAAAAATAGTGAGATTGTTATGAATATATTGCATGAGTTAAGTGAACAGGGAAAAACAGTTATTGTTGTAACTCATAGTGAAGAAATTGTAGCACAAGAAAAGCATGTTCTATATTTATAATACCCATAATAGAAGAATATGTTCTTTCGGGAGACACCTCCTCTAAGAACATATTCTTTTGGTTAAAATTGATTATAAAGATACTTTTACTTCAGTATATTCGCTATATTGATGGGATATATATTTGCATATTATTTATATGGATAAGAATTATAACTCTAGTGAGTCTTCTGCATCTACCCACATCTGTAAATTACCCTCAAGATATAATCTTGCATATTCCAAAGGCTCATCCACAGCCAATGAAGTAAGCGCACATTCTGATCCGTATGTGGTTTTTAGATTTTTTTCAGCTTTCCAGCAATCAATGCGAAGCATATATCCGGCACTTGTGTAAACATCAATACTATCGTGATTTATGTTGTATTCTGCATAAATTGTTCTCATCGTATCTTATCTCCATTTTCTTTTAATAATCAGTTATAGAGTTAAATATCGAAAACATTTCAATCAGTTCACCATGTCGTTATTGTTATACTGTGTTATGAAATTTTCTTTCCCTTATTTTTTCCCATATTAAGGTTCATGAAAACCAATGTGAGAATATAACACAAGGGAAAGAGTAAGGGAAAGCTCACTTGCTACAAACTTAGTATTTTCAAGGGTTTGCGAAGAATTTGATAATTAAATATAACAGTTATTAAATTTCCTAAAATATGTGAAATATCAACTGTAAGTTGTCGAGTTTTATATATTGACCAAAAGTTTGATTTAAGAACTATAAGACTTTTTTCAAATAATATCTATAATGCTTTTCTGGACAATTTTCTAATATACCAAATACAATATACCCTTGCTTCTCATAAAATTCTTTGGCTTGAAAATCAAATGTATCAAGATGAATAAGTTTAGCACCTTTTGATTTAGCATCATTTTCAACTTCTTCTAAAAGTAAGCTACCAAGTTTTTTCCCTCTATAACTAGAATCGACCCACAATGTATCAACATAAACTACATTCCAACAATACATCCTTGCTACAATACCAGCAACAATCTTATCATCCTTACCGATTTTCTTGCTTAAATCTATGAAATTTTCTTTCTGTTTAGCCTCAACCTGAGATAGATTATATTCCACCAGTCTTTCAATAATATAATCCTGTTCTTTCTTTGAACATACATCAATTTTCATAATATAATTTCCTTTCATATAATAAATCGGATTTGTCCAGATTTACAAATTCTATTTGCTTAACTTTCACTACTCACAGTATAATTCGATTTTATAAAATACACAAGTAAAAAGGTATGAGAGACTTTCACACCTCCGCATACCCTTTTATCCATTCCATGCCAATAACAGCAACAGCTCGTTATTCTTTTACATAACAAATCAATTCGCCAACTTCACAATCAAAATAATCACATAACTTACAAATCAAATTTGCATCCAGCCTTTGAAATTCATTTCTGCAATATCTGTTAAAATTTGACCTCGGAATATCCAACTCTTTGCAAATGGTATTCTTACTGATATCCCGTTCTTTCAACAGTTCTTCTATCCTTAACTCTAAATGTCCATAATTCATATACATCACCCCTACACAAAGTATATTTAATAAATCTTTATGTAGTAATTCACTATACAGCGAGGTACTATATAGTTATCCCCTTAGGGATTTAAGAAAGAGAGGTGCATACACATGAAAATAAAAGTCATAACTACATTTTTATTGTTCTGTCTAATTGCCGGAATCTGCTATTACATCAGTCTGCCCGATTACCATGTCCGTAACAGCATGTCATTCAGTAATCAAGGCACACGAGACACGGAGCTAACTGTTATTGTTTACAAATATTGGGGAATTGATGAGACTATTCGTAAAATCGAAACAGAACACAACAAGATTAACGGCACTCCTACTACCCTTGAAATCAATCTCTATTATTCTGCATGGCTGATTCGTTATGGAGAGAAACCCTTTAAAACCGTTGTTTTTGAATATGACTAAGAAAAAGAATAACAGACAACACTTTCGCAATCGTGCTGTCTGCTATTCTCTGTATACTTTCCACATCTAGTTCTTTCTTGTTCGTGTTCTTTCAAAAACCAACGTTCCGAAGGATGCCCAGAGCGACGGTTCCTAACAGGGCGGCGGGTCGGCTGGGCAAGTGGACGCCTTAGATTACTTCTGCTATTTCGTCACATATTCGATTGGACTATCTTCAATTCCCTCATATTTCTTTATAGTAAGAAGATTGTTAATAAAGTCTAATACCTTGTTTGTATCTTCATCATCCAGTAGGTCCAACTTAGTCAAGATATCAATGTCTGTTTGATTTTCCACTTGTATTGATATGGGTTCTGACATATCCACAACCGCTTTAAATTTTTTCTTTCTGTGAACCACATCAATATCTGTAGTCAATCCCATAACATGACTTTTGCTTACGCCAAACAGTTGTGATAACCTATCCCATATAGAATCATCCCTTGGAGTTCCATTCCCATTTTCATAGTTAGTCAGCATACTTTGTGAAATTCCCAACTCTTTTGCCAATTCCGCAACTGTGATGTTATTTTCTTTTCTCAATTCTTTTATTTTATTCATCGCAATCCTCCTTGTTTATGCTCATTATATTTCAATGTTTTCACTCTGTCAATCTTTTTATCGGATATTAAGATATTTCTCTTGACATCGCTTATTCTGTGCTGTATTATAATAAATATCTGAATATCAGATAATCAAATATTTTAAGGAGGTCATATTTATTGATTAGAGGAACTGATTTCATTTTAAACCCGGACAAACTGGAGGAACAATTTCAATTAGTCGAAGTATCTGAATGGATTGACTACAACACCAAAGAGAAACTAGGCTTCTACTACACTGTTCTTTTTCCAAAGCTGAAATTTGAGAAAATCAAAGTTGGCGTTAAAAATGCCAATCAGCTTGTGTCTAATGAAGAATTGGAGCAAAGAGGACAAGTGACCGTTTCATTTGAGGGACTACATACATGGGCGAGTCTTTATAATGGACGCTTATCCGTCAAAGCAGAAGCTGCCAATATCAGAAAAGCCGGAACAAAATAGTTCCCTAAAGGGGGCAGATAGTCAGTGCCGGACAACGTCATAAGGTGCTGACTATCTGCACCATTTAAGGAAACAGATATCGTTCTATCTTTACTTGATATATAAAACAACATCTTCCGAAAAATCGGAGTAGAAACAAGCACATACAAAATAGGATACGAGGTGAATTTCGTGGGCAAAGCAAAACAATGTTTTGTATACAATACGAAAATCATTGAAACTCCTACTACGAAAGAAGTGTATTTCTATGAAACTCCAATTTACAGCCATTCAAATTCAGATTCAAAAACAAGTAATACACAAGCACATAAACGTAAAGTATTTGATGAAATGTCGGCTCATAAGCAATATGACAGTTTAAAGCGCAAGCAAAAACACTATGAGCAAACCCGTTGGGAGATTGCCCGTATTGTTGACTGCAATTTTGATAACAAGACCAAATTTTTAACGCTGACATTCCGAGAGAATATTCAAGACATCACTATAACCAACAAGGAATTTAAGTATTTTATACAACGATTAAATTACTATCTGTATCAAACCAAAGTCCAGACATTGAAATATATTGCAACGTGGGAGAAACAGAAACGTGGAGCAATCCACTACCATGTTATTTTCTTTGATTTTCCGTTTGTGGCAAAGGAAAAACTACAAGATTTATGGACGTATGGATTTATCAAAATAAACCGCATTGATGTAGACAGCATGGAGAACAGAGGACGTTATTTAAGCAAATATTTTGGTAAAGACCTAGAGTTAAAGGAACACAAAAAAAAGGCATTTTTCAAATCTCAAAACCTTAAAATGCCAATTGAACAAAAGTTAATGCTTACAGATGATATTCTACAGGATTTAACACAAGAGAATGTCGTCTTTCAGAAAGAATATACCAGACAGGTGTATGATACAAAATCTATCATTACAAACGGCTCACCCCTTAAAGACAGCAGTGTTACATATCTGAAAATTAAAAAGGGGCGTGATTGTACTGGCTAAACTGAACGCCCTTGAAATCCTGCAATATGAGAAAGCCATTATGTCGAGAGCAGATTCAATAAAGATATTGTATCAAGAATTAAAAACTGGTATACTTTCGCTAACGGATATACAAGAACAGGTTGATATGAATAAAAAACAAGTTCTTGATTTACACAAAAAAATGTATAACTACTGGCAAGGAAAAAATGGTAAGTGGTACAGCTATTTACCAAAAGAGGGGGTTGAACCGCCAAAGGGAAAGCAGATTGAGAGTGTCAACGAGGAAAAATTGAATAGTAAAATCATAGAGTATTATGTCATTGAGGAATCCCGAAAAAAGCAGGAAAAGACTTGCCCTACTTTCCTAGAAGTCTATTACATGTGGCGAAGTATTAAGGATTTAGAATTAGACGATAACTCAATCTATAAGTTTAATACTGACTGCAAACGTTTCTTTGTTGGTACAGACTTTGCTGAGATGCCTATTAATCAGATTAATGAGAACACAATAAAAGTTTTTATGTTGGAAACCATCAAGCGACTTGAATTGTGCAAAGAAACCACACGTAAGTTTTTCAGCTATATAAAAAACGTGATTAGATACGCAAGAATTGAAAAAATTATCACAGATAATCCAGTGGAATTTCTTGAGCCTAAGGACTTTACAAAACATTGTGGAGAAATTGAAGTATCTGACTGCGATAAATACTATACCGATACTGAACTTGCTATTATCTTAAAAGCCTTGCATGGATATTATAGGGAGAACCCTTTATATATGCCGCCTTATGCCATAGAATTAGCAATGTACACGGGTATGAGGGTTAGTGAGCTATCAACCTTGAAATGGTCTGATATCAATGATATCTGCATCAGTATCAATAAATCTGCAAAACACAATCGGTTAAAAAATGAATTTTCTGTTGGTAAGACTAAAACCAAGAAATCAAGAGCCTATCCGGTTGACGGACAGATTAATCACTTATTGGCACGCATCAAGCGAGTACAAGAAGAACATGGAATTTTATGTGAATGGATTTTCACGGATGGCAATGGAAGTTATACCCATGCAAGAAACATAACTGACTGCATGACACGGTTATGCCGGGAAAACAAATTAAACGGTGGTGGTATCACTAAGCTACGGAAAACAACCAGTTCCGACTTACAAGCTAAAGGCACACCAAAATCAGTGGTCGCAAGTATGTTAGGACATACTACCGAGGTCAACGAGAAGTATTATACCTATGACACTTCAAACCTTGCCGAAAAGAAAAAGATTATCCAAGAGCGAAATGCCAAATTTAAGAATCTGGCACACACTGGATAATCCCAACCAAAGCCAACCAACTTTTTCAACACCTAAAAAATGAAAAACCCCCATAAAATGGGGGTAAAATCGGAGTGACGTGATTCGAACACGCGACCTCTACGTCCCGAACGTAGCGCTCTACCAAGCTGAGCCACACTCCGATATAAGATAAGAAATTCTTATCTTATAACCTACGGATAGAGGACTCGAACCTCTACTAACAGAGTCAGAGTCTGCTGTGCTGCCATTACACCAATCCGCATCACCTCATGTTTCGTCTCTGTCAGACGCAACATAGTTATTATATCCACATGTATAAAAAAAGTCAATACCTTTTTTATATTTTTTGTTTTTATTTAATAAAGGTGATTGAGTGTGAACAGTAACGAATAGGGCCGACCATCACGCCGGCCCATTCTTTAAGAATTTTTTACATGCCTTAATTGCTCATTGAGCATATTTAACATTTCAGGTGTAATTGCTGGTCCGATCATTTTCGCAAGCTCTACGAATGTCAACGAACGAATTGAATTCTGCACACTCTCAGTCAGTAACGCTTTACCACCTTCTCCAAACGAGATAAACAACCCATTCAGAATTTCATTGCCTTTCTCTGTATCCAGTATTGTCCCTATCTCATCATATACAGACAGAAAGCCCTGTGTTGCTTCAAGCTTCTTTTTTTCTCCATACTCATCCAGGAACCAGTTGACTCCGTCATTTTCGCCGGACTCCAGAATATACTCTGCCTCCAATCCATCTGTATGAGTAAAAGCGGCCTCGTCTTCGCAAACCTTCTCATCTCCGCAATAACCATAAATTGTAATTTGGTGATTTTGAGTTAATTTAATACCTTCAAACAGGAAACAATATGTCCCTTTTTGTTCTTGGATCCGTTTTCCATCCATCCAAAGTTCCGCCTTTTCGATTCCTGTGGCGTATACTTTTATTGTTGTAGTGTCTCCCGGTCTTTTTTGAAAACGCTTTGAACAGATGTGCACAAACGGTTTTTCTGTCCAATATGCTTTATAAAGATAAAATGCATCCTTTTTAATTTTCCGATCATATGTAACCAGACCTTTTGTATTACGCCCTTGTGTGCCACCTTCTTTTCTCTTATCTGCCGCAAAATCGAACATATTCCACACAAAGCTGCACCAGAGATACGGTCGTTCCTGTATTGCCTGAAGCATTTTTTCGTGATAATAAGACTGGTACTCTTCCGTATAATCCTGACGTTTCGGAGCATCCGAATGATATTGAACATTGGTATCTGCGCCATATTCCGAAATTCCCATGCACATATCAGAATTTTCTTTATGGAGAGAGTCCATCCACGCTCCGCAGTCCTCTACTTTTCCTGCATACCATCCCATATAAACATTATAGGCCGATAAATCTGTAATCTTGTTCTGTTCACTTTGGCTCTCCACAGTTGTCAGATTTGCAAGCACTGTTTTTCGGGACGGGTCCAGCTTGTGGCATAATTTCTGCAGAATCCTCTGATTTTCCACAAGTTCATCAGACTCTTCCCCCATCGTGATTTCATTACTGATCCCCCAAAAGCAAATACTTGGATGATTATAATTCTGCATAATCAATTCCCGCATCTGTCGTACAGTATCCTCTTTTGCTTCTTTCGTATTTATAAAACGAGAAATAAATGGAATTTCCGCCCAAACTACCATACCTAACTCATCACAAAAATCATAAAAACTCTGTGCATGCTGATAATGTGCCAGTCTTACTGCTGTAGCTCCTATTTCATGAATCAACATCGCATCTTCTCTTTGATCTTCCTCGCTGATTGCCCATCCTTTTCCTTGTCGGTCCTGATGTCTGGAAACTCCGCGCAAAGGATAACTCTCCTGATTCAGGAAGAATCCTGTTTCAGCATCCACATAAAATTCCCGAATACCAAATCGGGTACTTACCTCATCACCGGAACCTTCCATGATCATTTTCGCTGTATATAAATAGGGATCTTTTTTCCCATTCCATACTCTTGGATTATCTATGAAAAACACTTTTTCAGGTTTCTCTGTATTTGCTTCCAGAATAATCTCCCCTTCTCCATTCCGTATCTGCACCTTATATGCTTCACTTTGCCCGCCTGATACCTTTCCCTGCACCAGAACTTCTGCTTTTCCATCTTCGTTTAGGTGTGAAGTCACATAAATCCCGGGACCTCCATATTCTTCCAATTCAAAATGCCGTTCAGGTACAACCAGTAAATTTACACCTCGATACAAACCACCGAAAAAGGTAAAGTCCGCAAATTGCGGATATGTATCCTGACTTTCCGAATTATCTACTGCAATTGCAAGAATATTCTCCTTTTCTTCCAATCTTTCCGTCAAACGAATCCGAAACAGCGAAAATCCTCCGATATGATGCCCGATCTCTGCTCCATTGAGATACACATGTGCAGTCTGACTTGCAGCCGGAACCTCCAAATAAATTTCATCGCCCTGAGGACGCTCCAGTTTTCGAACATACCAGCATTCTCTTCTGTCATAATAATCGTCCCCATCTGCCCCGTCTTCTGCATTCCACGTATGAGGCAGTGTTATCTCCTGCATTGCCGAAAAATCGGGTGCTGTCAGATTTGGTCTTTCTTTTGTAAAAAACCAATTTTCATTAATTTCTATTTTTCGTCTCATTCTTCGTCTCCTGTTTCACCAATCAATTCCACATTGGAACGTCCCAGTTTCTTTTCCAGCTCTAATGTCTTGTTTTTATCCAGCGGATACACAAACCGCAAACAAATGTATTGGGCAGCAACACAAACTGCATATACCAGACCGATCAGAATCAATACATTTCTTGCCACATCTACACTCTGCTGTGCCCCCAGATTCTCATCATATCCTGTTAAGATCAACAAGAACGAAACAATCGATACTCCCACTCCCTGAGCCAGTTTTCTTCCCAGAGAATACGTTGCATATATAGTTCCCTCTTCTCATTTTCCTGTCTGTAATTCTTGATAATCCACACTGTCCGCCACAAGTGCCCACACAACAGTCGAGAAAAAAATACAGGAACTGTTTATGAGTACTGCTAAGATAATATAAATCATCATTCCCGTATTGTCAGGTGTTATCGGAAGAAATACAATTCCTGCTGCCGCCAAAATTCCAATCAGCATTGGGGCTGCTGCAGCTTCACGTTTTCCGAAGCGCTGTACTGTCGGTTTTACCAGTGGTATTACAATTAAAGATGGAATCATTGTTGCAAGCCCCAGAATACCGGATAATTTTGCATTTTTAAAATAACTCTGAAATACAATCTGGTTCGCGCTGGAAAGCCCTATCTGCATGATGATCAGCGCAATGGATGCAATCGTAATCGCTACAACTGCTTTATTTTTCAAAAAAGCGCTTAATGACTCGAAATAATTAAATTTCACTTTTTCCTGAGGTTCATGGGAGACAGCCACTCTCTCCACAGTCCCTTTGATCAGAATCTGAAATGCCGCAAAACCAATGATTCCAAGCACTAACGCCACAATAAACATTCTGCTTCCGATCAGATTGTTATCCTTATCGTAACATAATAACGGTAAAGTAATCAAAACAACAATATTCGCGATCATTGATCCGATTCCGCGGTAAGTTGACAACTGTGCTCTCTCTGTCGGATCTGTAGTAATAGCTGCATTCATTGCTCCATAAGGTACATTGACAACAGTATATGCCATATCCCAGATCAGGTATCCCACAACACATACCAGTACCTTAATCGGATAAGGTGCACTTGGGATCGGCAGAAAACATAACGCTCCTGAAAATAACAGTACAAAAGATCCATAATAAATATAAGTTTTAAATTTTCCTCTTTTTCCCGGTTTCAACGCATCCATTAATGCTCCCATGATCGGATCATTAATCGCATCCCAGATTTTCAAAAGCAAAATAATGATTCCCCATGTTCCTAAATCCAGCCCAATATACTGTGTATAAAACAGCATCAAATAGCTGTTCAGCGCAAAACTCATATTGCACCCTAAATCTCCCATTGCATATGACCATTTATCCTTCGCTCCAAACGGTCTTTGTCTGTTGACTTTGTTCATTTTCATCTTCCTCCTAATCATATTTAAAC
This window of the Mediterraneibacter gnavus ATCC 29149 genome carries:
- a CDS encoding glycoside hydrolase family 2 protein, which codes for MRRKIEINENWFFTKERPNLTAPDFSAMQEITLPHTWNAEDGADGDDYYDRRECWYVRKLERPQGDEIYLEVPAASQTAHVYLNGAEIGHHIGGFSLFRIRLTERLEEKENILAIAVDNSESQDTYPQFADFTFFGGLYRGVNLLVVPERHFELEEYGGPGIYVTSHLNEDGKAEVLVQGKVSGGQSEAYKVQIRNGEGEIILEANTEKPEKVFFIDNPRVWNGKKDPYLYTAKMIMEGSGDEVSTRFGIREFYVDAETGFFLNQESYPLRGVSRHQDRQGKGWAISEEDQREDAMLIHEIGATAVRLAHYQHAQSFYDFCDELGMVVWAEIPFISRFINTKEAKEDTVRQMRELIMQNYNHPSICFWGISNEITMGEESDELVENQRILQKLCHKLDPSRKTVLANLTTVESQSEQNKITDLSAYNVYMGWYAGKVEDCGAWMDSLHKENSDMCMGISEYGADTNVQYHSDAPKRQDYTEEYQSYYHEKMLQAIQERPYLWCSFVWNMFDFAADKRKEGGTQGRNTKGLVTYDRKIKKDAFYLYKAYWTEKPFVHICSKRFQKRPGDTTTIKVYATGIEKAELWMDGKRIQEQKGTYCFLFEGIKLTQNHQITIYGYCGDEKVCEDEAAFTHTDGLEAEYILESGENDGVNWFLDEYGEKKKLEATQGFLSVYDEIGTILDTEKGNEILNGLFISFGEGGKALLTESVQNSIRSLTFVELAKMIGPAITPEMLNMLNEQLRHVKNS